A stretch of the Panicum virgatum strain AP13 chromosome 9N, P.virgatum_v5, whole genome shotgun sequence genome encodes the following:
- the LOC120690444 gene encoding LOW QUALITY PROTEIN: pentatricopeptide repeat-containing protein At1g08610-like (The sequence of the model RefSeq protein was modified relative to this genomic sequence to represent the inferred CDS: inserted 1 base in 1 codon) — translation MVYFGDISCCGCGMSSHGSAPVIINASTRSLRIRGHAVSLDYPTRTEQKNEANLVVIRPDRRLRDDFVDAGADHGNGRIAAEVKKSLPSLEANLRKLLNEQQKPRRSLNHNSDMVANGAYFSKHKAECYADSLRRHCNNGKLIQACRVIDEMVLHGQVPDSKCCVRLIRGLVRTGKVNKATHVLKVMVLSGGIPDTITCNMLIAQLCREGQLSSAMKVLEDMRFTGCSPSGITFNTLIRCMCGQHMYGRAVSFWKEQLTIGWPPYEMTSTLLVDLVCKHCGPMRALEVLDELGLEGCQPDVVTYNALINASCKAGCLNDAKMILTCLAAEGIEPNGTTYCILLHSLCDKRRWXEVGDLLAHMKQANREPDVTAYNIFINYFCKYGHLDQAIDVLEMMVSDKCFPDIVTYNTLLNAISKRGMVEEALGIFHAIRENGCQVVCITYNTLIDALAKKGEVISAMALFDEMIGDGINPDNVTYGSLVMGFCKKNMAKEALELLNQMLALGFEIKATTFSMMIQALCRECKAETAAKILRVMVSKNINHRTAFYLSIVTRVAKSGQVKEAQMLYQELVKCQVLKENSQFTLSG, via the exons ATGGTATATTTTGGGGATATCAGCTGCTGCGGATGTGGTATGTCGTCACATGGTTCTGCTCCAGTGATCATAAACGCGTCTACACGGTCTTTGAGGATTAGAGGGCATGCTGTCTCTTTGGATTATCCCACTAGGACTGAGCAGAAGAATGAGGCCAATCTAGTGGTGATACGACCAGATCGAAGACTGCGGGATGATTTTGTAGATGCAGGTGCAGACCACGGAAATGGCAGAATAGCTGCAGAGGTCAAGAAGTCTTTACCATCCCTGGAAGCTAATCTGAGAAAGCTGCTGAATGAGCAACAAAAACCAAGAAGGTCCTTGAATCATAACTCAGACATGGTGGCTAATGGGGCATATTTTTCAAAGCATAAAGCTGAGTGCTATGCCGACAGCCTCCGCCGGCACTGCAACAATGGGAAGCTCATTCAAGCTTGCCGCGTGATCGATGAGATGGTATTACATGGCCAAGTTCCAGATTCAAAGTGTTGTGTTAGATTAATCCGTGGGCTTGTGAGAACTGGTAAGGTCAACAAAGCTACGCATGTTCTTAAGGTCATGGTGCTTTCAGGTGGGATTCCTGATACCATCACCTGCAACATGTTGATTGCACAACTTTGCCGCGAAGGGCAGCTGAGTTCTGCAATGAAAGTTTTGGAGGATATGAGGTTTACCGGTTGCTCTCCAAGTGGCATCACTTTTAACACTTTGATTAGGTGCATGTGCGGCCAGCATATGTATGGCAGGGCAGTTTCCTTTTGGAAAGAGCAACTCACAATAGGTTGGCCACCATATGAGATGACGAGCACCTTGCTTGTTGATCTTGTATGCAAACATTGTGGTCCCATGCGGGCTCTTGAAGTATTAGATGAACTTGGTTTGGAGGGATGCCAACCAGATGTTGTCACTTACAATGCCCTTATCAATGCATCATGCAAAGCAGGCTGTTTGAACGATGCAAAGATGATCTTGACTTGTCTTGCAGCTGAAGGCATTGAACCAAATGGTACAACATATTGCATCCTGCTTCATTCCCTCTGTGACAAGAGAAGGT TTGAAGTCGGTGATTTGCTTGCACACATGAAGCAGGCAAATCGTGAGCCTGATGTTACTGCCTACAATATCTTTATCAACTACTTCTGTAAGTATGGACATCTGGATCAGGCAATTGATGTTTTGGAGATGATGGTGAGTGATAAATGCTTTCCTGATATAGTGACATACAACACACTTCTGAATGCCATCTCTAAAAGGGGGATGGTTGAAgaagctcttggaatttttcatgCTATTAGAGAAAATGGATGCCAGGTGGTTTGTATCACATACAACACCCTCATAGATGCTTTAGCAAAGAAAGGTGAGGTTATTAGTGCTATGGCTCTGTTTGATGAAATGATTGGTGATGGGATCAATCCTGATAATGTCACTTATGGATCACTTGTCATGGGCTTCTGTAAGAAGAACATGGCCAAGGAAGCACTGGAGCTTTTGAATCAGATGCTTGCTCTTGGCTTTGAGATTAAAGCAACTACCTTTTCCATGATGATCCAAGCATTGTGCAGAGAGTGTAAAGCTGAAACTGCTGCTAAAATATTAAGAGTAATGGTATCGAAAAATATCAACCACAGGACTgcattttatttatctattgTCACCAGAGTTGCCAAGTCAGGTCAGGTTAAAGAGGCCCAAATGCTATACCAGGAGTTAGTAAAGTGCCAGGTCCTTAAAGAAAACTCCCAATTTACTTTAAGCGGTTAG
- the LOC120687677 gene encoding probable serine/threonine protein phosphatase 2A regulatory subunit B''delta, with amino-acid sequence MEVEPARRDAAVLDPELLQLPELAPGALRENSIIADALYSQWLVLPETAKLVKSLIEDAKAGTTLNVAGTSASTNAASSSSLPSMFPAGSAPPLSPRSTSGSPRVMRRGSGAGPSSLGSPLKLVSEPVREVIPQFYFKNGRPPPKDLKEQCLSRIDHLFFGGEGLQIQEFRSVTKDICKLPSFFSSVLFKKIDIACTGTVSRDAFVEYWINDNKITMDMASQIFEILRKPGYNYLTQDDFKPVLKELLATHPGLEFLQGTPEFQERYAETVIYRIFYSINRSGNGHLTLRELKRGNLIAALQQLDEEEDINKVLRYFSYEHFYVIYCKFWELDTDHDFLIDKENLIRYGNHSLTYRIVDRIFTQIPRKFTSMTEGKMGYEDFVYFILSEEDKSSEPSLEYWFKCIDLDGNGILTKNEMQFFYEEQLHRMECMAQEPVLFEDILCQMIDMIGPENESYFTLRDLKRCKLSGNIFNILFNLNKFMAFETRDPFLIRQERENPTLTEWDRFAHREYIRLSMEEDGEDASNGSGDVWDESLEAPF; translated from the exons ATGGAGGTGGAGCCGGCGAGGAGGGACGCGGCGGTGCTGGACCCGGAGCTGCTGCAGCTACCAGAGCTCGCGCCGGGCGCGCTCCGTGAGAATTCCATTATAGCTGATGCGCTCTACTCGCAGTGGCTCGTGCTACCCGAGACGGCCAAGCTG GTAAAGTCTTTGATTGAGGATGCAAAAGCTGGTACTACGCTTAATGTTGCTGGTACCTCTGCTAGTACAAATGCTGCTTCAAGTAGTTCTCTACCATCGATGTTTCCTGCTGGTAGTGCTCCTCCACTTTCTCCTAGGAGCACTTCTGGTTCTCCCCGTGTTATGAGACGAGGATCTGGTGCTGGACCATCGTCCTTGGGTTCTCCTTTGAAATTAGTTAGTGAACCAGTGAGAGAAGTTATACCTCAG TTTTACTTCAAGAATGGGCGTCCTCCTCCAAAAGACTTGAAGGAGCAGTGCTTATCTAGAATAGATCACTTATTTTTTGGTGGGGAGGGTCTTCAGATTCAAG AATTCAGATCAGTCACAAAGGACATATGCAAGCTTCCTTCGTTCTTCTCTAGTGTTCTTTTCAAGAAAATTGATATTGCGTGCACTGGAACTGTCTCAAG GGATGCATTTGTTGAGTATTGGATCAATGACAATAAGATTACGATGGATATGGCTAGCcaaatatttgaaatattaagaAAGCCGGGTTACAACTATCTCACTCAG GATGACTTCAAGCCTGTCCTAAAAGAACTACTGGCAACTCACCCTGGCTTAGAATTCTTACAAGGGACCCCGGAGTTTCAGGAGAGATATG CGGAAACTGTAATATACAGAATCTTTTACTCCATAAATAGATCTGGAAATGGCCATCTTACGCTGAGAGAGCTCAAACGTGGAAATTTAATTGCTGCGCTTCAGCAattagatgaggaagaagatatcaaCAAAGTGTTGAG ATACTTCTCATATGAGCACTTCTATGTGATTTACTGCAAATTTTGGGAGCTGGATACAGATCACGATTTCTTGATTGATAAGGAAAACCTTATCAGATATGGAAATCATTCATTGACCTATAGAATAGTTGATAGAATTTTTACACAG ATACCAAGGAAATTCACAAGCATGACAGAAGGAAAGATGGGTTATGAAGACTTTGTTTACTTCATATTATCAGAGGAAGACAAATCATCTGAGCCTAGCCTTGAATACTG GTTTAAGTGCATTGATCTTGATGGTAATGGTATTTTAACTAAGAATGAAATGCAATTTTTCTATGAGGAGCAATTGCACCGTATGGAGTGCATGGCACAGGAGCCTGTGCTTTTTGAGGACATATTATGCCAGATGATTGATATGATTGGACCAGAG AACGAGAGTTATTTTACACTACGggacttaaaacggtgtaaacTCTCAGGAAATATATTCAACATTCTTTTCAATCTGAACAAGTTCATGGCATTTGAAACTCGTGATCCATTCCTCATTCGCCAG GAACGTGAAAACCCAACCCTAACTGAGTGGGATCGATTCGCGCATCGAGAGTATATTAGGTTGTCAATGGAAGAAGACGGTGAAGATGCTTCAAATGGAAGTGGTGATGTGTGGGATGAATCACTTGAGGCTCCATTCTGA